ATAAAACAGTACAACGTTGCAAACATCATCTGATATCATACTAAACATGCAAGAAGGTTCGTTTCACACAGATGTGCGATACAAGGTACACAAGATTAAATAAACAGCCTGTATGCATCAAGTATCTCATGAGAACTGAGACGAGACGAACTTCCAAATCGAAGAACAGAACTCCCTCCCTGACAAACGGTACACACGCTGACCCTGGTTGTAATGCGGGTGCTGAGAGTTTACCCAAAGTGCAGCAGACTTCACTACAAACATGAAGGGAGTGTTTTCTAGTGCAGCTGAAGGGCGACATCTAGTGCCCATGAGCAGGAAGAACAAgcatctttttaaaatgtaatttcaacAGATTTACAgccgttttttttgttttttttttatcacattcTTACAGAAAGGTCACTGAATTAAGACAACACAGTCATATTTCAGAGGTGATTAGATATCTCCTATAatacaagacaaacacagaccaaGTAAACCACCACAGCCACACGTCACTGTTATTTTAGCtcattaaatgaaaagaaacaggaggCAAAACCATCATTAACCACGCTTAATGTTCAATGTGTCACAACGGGCTGAACTCTCATTTAaagtgacagattttttttgtagctTTGGCCTTCATCCCCGGTGGTTCTGGTAAAACATTGAATCACTTTTTTGGTAATGCCCGGCACATGTTGTAAAGCTGTGTCTAGTGATAATCCCTCATCCCTGTGACCTTGGAAGCGAGTGAGGATGACggccaaaactatgaaaatacaACAGAGACTGTAAAACACCTGaattttcctttgtctttggAAAATATTCCGCAGGGATTTACATAATCTAAGTTCTTCAGTTGAAAATTTTGCAGCGGGACGATCTGTATACTGCACCCTTTTTCAAAGAGTGCTGACAGTcctttgaaaacaaaacaaatattataGTTTTGCAAATTATGTCAACATACGGGTGAAATACTTGTCTATGCTTGCATGGACCATTGTGCTAATATCTGTGAATGTTCTCGGCTGACTGAACGTGTTTGAGTGAGGAACAGACTCCTTGTTGCAGGCAGTTTAGGCCTCACTCAACCTTTTGCCTGAGgatccttttctcctcctctacGAAATTCTTGTCAGAGGTAGCTTGTCCCatgtccctcttcctcttctccttctgctgGAAGGTCTCCACGCGACGTTTCTTTTGAGACAGGTCGCCCTTCTCTGATTCCTCATCTGATCACCGGAGGGTGGtgggtgggaggagagagaaaagtgatTGTTTTAATTACTCAACAGCACACTTTTAAAACATGACAACAGGCTCTATTTACATATAGGTgcaaaggggaagacagagccaATGCAGGTCTCTTTTCATGGTTTCCAACACCCATTTTCCACCAAGATGAGTTAAGTGATACGGCTGTGCTTTGCATCTTTGGGCACCAGTGACACTGCACTGGGCTTGTGTAAACTCAATCTACTTAATTTACTGCAAGTGCACACGTCATTTCCTTAGGCCTTCATTGGCAAATGGTACAGATGTCTCCAAAGTCACATAAACCTTTGTAGGGCTGCACCTAACAATTATTTCCATTGTTGactattttcttgattaatttaTTACTTTTGGTAATTGGTCTTTAAAATGTCCgcaaatggtgaaaaatggCTATCAGTGATTCCCAAAGCACAAGATTCTGTCCTGAAATGTTTGGAGAACATTTAGAGATTTAGTTTACTGCCATAAAGAACAAGAAAtgattcacatttaagaagctggaaaaagaaaaatgtgaccttttttctttaaaaaatgactcaaCCCAATCAAtccattatcaaaatagttgctgattgaTTTAATAGCTGGCATCCAATCGATTCATTGCTGCAGCTCTAAACCTTTTTATGTAACATGTTGGGTTTTGCTCAACACACATTTGTCATCTGATATATGTTTAAAAGCATATCAACATTGAACAGGGTTTGAACATATTACTACTCACTGAGAAGGTGTGCCTCAACCATACATGCACCAATAAGGCGTCTAAATGGGCACAACAACTGGCACAGCAAGTACTCGAAGCATGGTCCTCCACAGCAGAGTAAGTTGGTGTAACACTGTAAAAGAACTGGTGTGATGAGTAGTAAGAGTGCATCGCAGGACTAACCTGAGTCGGAGGGTTGCTCCTCTGTGGGTAAGAAGCGGGCATTGCCAGTGTAAGGCTGCGGCGCATCATCCCCATTGTCCTCATACACATTGGACCATTTTATGGCCATGTCCATGCCTGGGGGAGgtcccttcttcttctctggctctGTGACATAGCTCTCAGGAGGGGGCACGGCGTTCGTCTTCCATGGCTTGAACACTCTGGCAGGCTGCAAGTGACACAGGAATATGGAAACCAGTTTAGAGAAAGTAACAGAGGAAACGTTCAGAAAAGTTGCTAAACTGAAAATAGAAAGCCTCCCACAAATGTAGAGAGCAGCGGTGGTAAGGTACAGATGACAACACGCAGCCTGTGACAAGTCCCACACATTAATGACAGCTAGTCTGTGCCGACTGTGCTCCTCTGCCAAATACTGCTGACTAATCAGTGAGGCTATCAACATTAATACCACAACAATTTATGATAAATAACTGATCATTCAAGTCCCTTATCAAGCCAACATGCCAAAGTCACTGGTTTTGACTTGgttcttttattcattttatgtaGTTGTAAATTGAATATGACCTTTTGTTGGATAACACAAGTAATTTGAAGCCATAAATGTGGGTTCTGGGAACAATCTTCCCATTTTTCTGACGATtaatagtaataacaataaCCAACAAATgagtggaaaataaaaatgttcataGTTTGCATGAAGGAAACAGCAGATAGTTGCCTGGAAATCTATTTTAACTGTGTGTCACCTAAGCGGCCCCTCAGAGCTCTGCATGAAGTTAGTCAAGATatatcagtcagtcagctgggCTTTAACTCGGCACATGGAGCCAGGTGAACGGTGTCTGTCTAATACTTTCCACCTTGGATGTTTACCTCTTCCGGAGCTTTGACCGTGAGACTATCCCAGTCTATCTCCTTATTCAGGGGGTTGT
The Chaetodon auriga isolate fChaAug3 chromosome 3, fChaAug3.hap1, whole genome shotgun sequence DNA segment above includes these coding regions:
- the c3h1orf52 gene encoding UPF0690 protein C1orf52 homolog gives rise to the protein MTEEKKTGSLGFFSSYDDLSDSSDGSDSDEEGESRKKTGTDAPGSGAQSSQHGTKRTAGGAPLPRPDELFGSVSKPAFLYNPLNKEIDWDSLTVKAPEEPARVFKPWKTNAVPPPESYVTEPEKKKGPPPGMDMAIKWSNVYEDNGDDAPQPYTGNARFLPTEEQPSDSDEESEKGDLSQKKRRVETFQQKEKRKRDMGQATSDKNFVEEEKRILRQKVE